The segment AGAACTTCAAGATCAGAAAAAATAAGTTCGAGGTTAATAGTTTCAATATCTCTTATTGGATCTACAGAACCATCAACGTGAACTATGTTACTGTCTTCAAAGCATCTTACAACATGTACAATAGAAGATACTTCTCTAATATGAGATAAAAATTTATTTCCTAAACCTTCGCCTTTACTAGCACCACGTACTAAACCGGCTATATCATAAAATTCAATAGATGTATAAACTTTTTTCTTAGCATTGTACATTTTTTCTAAAACATCAATCCTTTTATCAGGTACGGACACTACTCCAACATTTGGTTCTATAGTGCAAAAAGGATAGTTTGCGGATTCAGCCCCTGCTTTAGTTATAGCATTAAACAAAGTACTTTTACCTACATTCGGTAAACCTACAATTCCTAATTTCATATATTTTAACAGTCCTTTCTTAGTAATTTATACTGATAAATATCATTGCTACTTTAATTTTAACATATTTATTATGATGAAAATGCCAATTAGGTAGCAAACCAACTAAATTATACTCTACAATTAATATCATTTCAAGAAATTAAGGACAACTAGTAAAATTTATAGTATAGAATTTAAAAGGATTTTAATTTAAAAATAATTTGCTTTTGTTTAATTTGTAGTGCAATTTGACAGAGTTTTACTTTAATTTTAAATAATAATTTGAAATTTGTTGTAAAAAATAATTTAATAGATTTAAAAAAAATTAAAAATAAAATATGGTTGAAGGAATTTTAATTTTTATATAGAATAAAATAATCAGTGGTTAATAGTGGTTGAAAGTGGAGCAAAATAGTTTATAGGGGTGTTTATTATGTTCATGGGGGAGTACCAGCATGCTATCGATAGTAAAAATAGAATGATAATTCCCTCTAAATTTAGAGAGAATCTAGGAAATACCTTTGTATTAACTAAGGGATTAGATGGATGTTTGTATTGTTATCCTATGGATGAATGGACAAGATTAGAGATTAAACTAAAAGAATTACCACTTACAAATAAGAATGCTAGGGCTTTTGTTAGATTTTTCTTTTCAGGGGCCAATGAAGTTTCACTGGACAAGCAAGGTAGAACTTTAATACCTCAAAGTTTATGTGAATATGCAAATATAATTAAGGAAATAGTAAGCATAGGAGTTGCAACTAGGATAGAAATTTGGAGTAAAGAAAAGTGGGAGGAATATAATAATTCAAATGTGGATTTTGATTCCATAGCAGAGCAAATGAGTGAACTTGGTATATAAAATAAACCTTAAAGGAGATATAAGAATGAATTTTAAACACGTGTCTGTATTATTAGATGAAGTAATAGATGGATTAAATATTAAGGAAGATGGTATCTACGTAGATTGTACTTTAGGAGGCGGAGGACATTCGTTAGAAATATTAAAAAGATTGTCTAGTAAAGGTAAACTCATTGGAATAGATCAGGATAGAGATGCTTTAAAAGCAGCAAGTGAAAGATTAAAAGATTTTACTAATGTAGAATATGTACATGATAATTTTTACAATATAGAAG is part of the Haloimpatiens sp. FM7315 genome and harbors:
- the mraZ gene encoding division/cell wall cluster transcriptional repressor MraZ, whose product is MFMGEYQHAIDSKNRMIIPSKFRENLGNTFVLTKGLDGCLYCYPMDEWTRLEIKLKELPLTNKNARAFVRFFFSGANEVSLDKQGRTLIPQSLCEYANIIKEIVSIGVATRIEIWSKEKWEEYNNSNVDFDSIAEQMSELGI